The Muntiacus reevesi chromosome 5, mMunRee1.1, whole genome shotgun sequence genome segment CTCTTCCACACACTGTTAATAACAAGCTTTAAATGATTCAACTTATTAGTTGCCTATTGTGTATTTGACTGGTtttatcacatgtcaatctcccCTTCTACTGTGTGACTTCATTGTGGGAACAGATTCTTCATTGTGGAAACAGACTCTCAAGAAAATTCCATTTAATGACTCACACTAACACTTGTATTATGTAATATTAActgatgggctatagcccatgtaTGTAAGAGACATATGCCCTTTAGTTAATTTGAATTGGAAATAATTAATGGCACATAATAGGAAAGATGATGGCTGTTTCAATTGTATATATACACTTCATCTTCAATGAGAATTTTGTCATATCCATTAACAATATTTTTAGATACTTCGAGTCAATATAATCCTTgatttgtaaagcaactataaaatTAACTAGATggacaaattataaaataagtacGAAAGTTTTGTATCCTAAAACAGTAactgtactattttttaaaattattaccatATTAATTCAGGAAAgattaggaaaataaaactattttatccAAAttgataatttattatatattataacttTGAGTTCAGCTGTAATTAAAAGATTACATTTCTTTAGTATTAATTTAAgatttttcatatataatatttgaaaaacttaaaataatcattaaGCAGACAGattcatgaagaaaaataaatctggcTTTCAAACCAATATCACAATAAATAGATTACCTTTAGAGTTGATTTCAAAGCCTTTTAGGGAATGACACATAAATCAACTTGACAAATCTTATACactacatttaaatttttctggACTCATTTATTGATTCTTAGATAGTGACTGGGAAATGAATGTTGAAATAGCTCCACAGGAGTTAAGTTACTTTTTCTTCCCCCCTTTGAATTCCAGGCTAAGCTTCAGTGGTTCATATGTCAGCAAAATTTTACTATACCAATATATGCTTCAGTAATTAATGTCCATCTAAAACTTGAACTATTGATACAGCAACTTTATgccctagatttaaaaaaatgtttgcatttcaTCTTTGCTGTCCTCTGTCCTCATTAGTACAATAACTTCTCATACcatgaattttaattttggatTAGAACATATAGTAGCTGTCACTTGGGAGGGTATCAGTATTTCAACTCTGTAGGGACAGATGACGTATGTGGTTTATGTTTGGTGCTAGTGGCTTAAGGTAGAGTCCCATCTGCTGCTTAGGCATTAAAACTCTCTGCTTAGATGTTATAATCAGTGAGGGATTACagcagttttaaaatgtaaatagtttAAACTTTAAAGTTAAACATTAAGGGGATGCAGCAGAGATGATCATCATTTGGTTCTGGAAATTAAGTCAATTATAAATGagatggtatatacataaaacatttttgaggGGCTCTTCTCAAAGTCCTTCCAGGTTTTCCTGTAAGGCCTTTTCTATTTTCCTAATGCAGCACAGGTGGAATCTGACCGCTTGAGACATACCTGTGGCTCATTTTTACTGTTGTAGAGCCAGGCCACCCGCACACCTGTGGCTCATTTGCACCACGGTGATCTGGCCACGCAGGATGGCTGTTTGCTCACTCCCTGTCCAGCTCCTGCTCCAGCAGTCCCTGGCTCCCTACAGCCCACTCACAGGGTGGACCTTAGCCAGTAAACATCTGCATGTTTGCCTCTCAGCCCCAGTCAGTGATTGCTTTAATCTTTAGGACAGAATGACTCCCTTTGATAGTTTAATAAGGGAAGACCTCTGCTCCAAGAAGGCGCTTGGAGGGCCCTGACCCTCTGCTGGTACCCCTGGTAACCCATGAGCCAATCCGATGTCAGTCATTTCCCGGCTAACTAGCAGCCTTCCCATTCCTCCCCATCCCCCGCGGCAAAGTCTGTAGCCGTGTTCCCTCCACCGTCCACCGCAAGCCACGGGGTGTGGCTCCAGGACCCTACGTCACACGTGCAAGCTCCCCGGTTCACTGAACCGTGGATGTCTCTGCAAGCCTGCGGGGTGCACCCCAACAGCcatcaaggaaaaaaagtcaAGCAACCCCCTCTTTGAGAAGGTAAGGCATTATTATATGCCGTGATGTGGGCCTCCAGAATATTAAATATTACGAATTTGTACTGTTGGTTAGTAGGCTTTACCTTCCCGTACgtatcttcttttattttaaaaattgtattcaaGAGTTCTATTCCAAATTGACCCCTGTgcttacaaaaggaaaaatgaaactgaattgGAAATAAATCCAGAAGCATGCTTAAACAGGATTTCTGTAGAGCTGTTTAATTTGGGACATTAGGCTATTTTTTAAGCGCCTGCTTGTTGTGCTCGGAAAATAGAAACACTGAAGCACATAGAGAGTGCTAGAAACTATTTACTGAATCAGTGCCAGAGGATCACCATAAGGAACTTCTGTTCAGATTTATGGATATCTTCTGTTTGAAGACATGGCGACAATTTAATTTCCCTTGAGGTGGACCTGGTGTCTTTCAACTGGGAGCAGATGTGTTAGTGGATAAGTGGATAAATATTCTCTGTTGTGGAATATTTCACTCACCTCTTTGGGGGCATCGGCTTCAATGAATTCAGAATAAATCATCCTGGCTTTGGAAGCAATTTTTTCtgcactttctgttttcttaaagtcTTCACAGGCAAGCCAGAACTCAACATTTTCTTCACTAAACTCTGATTTTAGGAATGTTCGAAAAGCATCTAGACCAGCTATAAAATACATGAGGAAAACATTCGTGCATCACACAGTTCAGTCACGTGACCAATTGTATTCATTGCTTAGTGAAAGCATTTGAGGATTCAGTGGCAAATATTTATCATCCTTCTAAATatagcatttatatattttagtttttaactttAGAAAGCTTGATTTTGGATCAGTAGTCATCAACGTAAAATATTCAGTCTATTTTTCTAATAGTAgccctttaaaaaattgaatagcAACCAGAAATGCTAGGATTCCCATATGTTCCAGCTCTTCTCACTGTCTTATTTTCAGTCacatttaaacttttattattgCTGTTCATAAATGTTTAAGTTTCTGACCACCTGTTTAGACTCTTTTCTCTAGCTTCCTCATTAAAATGTGCCCCAGAATCTTTTTTGGCACACCAAGAACTCCTTTGAGAAGGCAATGTTTCTAAATCTTTTACAGCCAAGGATGGTTAAGAGTGGGCCTCTACTGAGGTACCAGGTTAGAAAGATTATTATCAAATTCCTGCAGTTGCCTGAACTACGCAGTCCTTCAGTTTGTTAGTCAGTTTCAGTCGGTACCTTCCTCTGGCAGTGTCTGCTCATCACTGAGACTGGTGTTCAGAGGATTCGCCTTCCAATACATTGGTGGTTTTCTCCTCCACCTGCCAAGGGGGCCCCTCAGCCTGGCTCAAAGCTGCTTCTCCCTAACTATGTGCTAGAGGGCTGACTCTTCCGGTTGCAAAGTAGGGAGAAATTGACTAGCAAAAAAGTAAGCATCAAACATGTATAGAAAGGGGCCTAAGTTAGTTGTTTGTTGGTTCCTGCaggttggaaggaaagtgatagtacagaaaatagaaaaggtcTTCATGGAACGAGGTGATTATCTAGAAACCCTGGATTAAAACTAaacataacaattttttttttaatgattcgaAGTAGAGTTGAAATAACAGGTCATTGCAAAAGATTATCAGATACCAATTAAAATTCTCAGTAGAAATATTGCAGAGTGTGAATGTTGTTAATATGTGAGCACTACAAAAATTCAATTGCACATTTCTTCTGGTTAGAAAATACATTCGAGAAGCTTCTTGACACAAATTTGGATTATAAAAATCCTCTTAATAACACAACTACAATTTTCCATGAGTTTGATGCAAACATTGATGAATTTGAGAGGTCTAATAgaatttatactaaaaaaaatctattttacataatAAAGTGTATACTTTAATAATACTGAAAGAATATTGTAGACGCATGTCTGGCACTATTTTATATGTGTGTCATTAAGGCAAACGAAAGTATTTTGCAATATGGGTTATCtaaaaacatcccaaagagatgGGAAGTTAGAgatctaaataaaaattattattctctCCCCTCCTGCCATATTCATGAAGAGGGACATTGAACTAACAGTTgctccttcttttctcttcctgttgCTCTGTTTGGACACATAGGAACAGAATAAACAGGCAACGCTGGGGCTAGTTATCTCTTCCTTGGATAGACTATTGTTGAATCACTCGTCTACTATGTACATACAATTTGAAAGTTCATAGGTTGTCAAGTGACTTTAGAATAATGTACCACCACAGTCACAACCGTATATTATCTGAGGGTCCCTCTGTGTGAGGGAATAGTTATGGGTAGGTGTGATGGGGGCTGAGGAGTGGAATATGTCAGGAGCAGGTGGCAGAAGCCTCACTAATATCTCTGCTCAGTATGTGCAAGGCGTAGCATCAAGTCACAAAACAAGTAGGTAATATGGTGGGTCATCTGTTTAAAGCATTGAAAAGCATTGAGCTATttttctggttttagaaaagcaaaatCCAAACAGCTTTGCAGATGAATCTGTGACTTTTGTACTTTCTGTGGGCATGAGGTACAAAATCCCAGGAGATCTGCAGGGGGATGCATCTGCATTCATCTATAACCTTCATGCCTCTGTCTGCACTACTGCCGCGGCCAATCCCCCACCTGCAGAGACACCTTCCCTAGGGTGTTAGCAAACCTGATCTGTCCCGCTTGTCAtgtatttaaggaaaaaacaggTGCTTGAAACTTACAGAAATGAAATTCCGTATAGCTTTAATATATGTTCTTAGTTGGAATCTAGGGCTTAGATAAGTTGTTTTATGTctatgctttgtgtgtgtgtatgttgtgtccgactctttgcaacctcatggacttagcctgccaggctcccctgtccacagaaTTTGTCAtttcttgctccaggggatcttccctgtccaggaatcgaacctgagactcttgcatctcctgccttggcagacagattccgtaccactgtgtcacctgggaagcccaaagtatgtgcatgtgtgcttggtcatgtcagactctgcagccccatggactgtagcccatcaagatCTTCTATCTATACTTTAGGAATTAGTTATTTAAGAATCATAAAATGATAGTGTAATTTCATCTAAATCAAattgtttttatgaaaaaaaagcaatgaagaacATATTCAGATTTATCATGTTTTAAGCATTTCTAATCTTCTGatatttactttataaatttaAAGTGGAAATGCCATTTGATTAGAACAAAcactacatttaaatattttctgtgtcTCTTGTAGCATCATTTCTATCCTGTATGAGACAGAAATGGTGTAAAGCAGGTTTATGTACAGCTTAAGCAGAATTCTAGATATCTTTGTATATGACTGTTTTGTATTCTGggatgttttatttataattcacCAAACTTACTTTATTAAGCCATCATTTTAATTACAATTATATATgcacaatatacatatatatatacaaatatattcaaatatgtttTTGTATTCTCTAAAGTAAGAATAACTCAGTTGAAATAAATACTTAAGAAACTCTATTTTAGCCTGAAGAAGCaaacaatttatttaaattttcaacttttcagtagtttgtgtgttttaatttgcaaCAATAATAGTCgtgatatatataaaatgataatgagactggcttccctggtagctcagctggtaaacaatctgcctacaatgcaggagaccctgattctactcctgctttgggaagatcccctggagaagggataggctacccactccagtattcttgggcttctgtggtggctcagatggtaaagaatccatctgcaatgtgggagacctgggtttgatccctgggttggaaagattccctggagaagggtgtagttatgcactccagtatttgaTATACATCAAATGATGATGAGACTAAGACAACTTTATCACTTCCTTTCTATTTggaattttcttgttcttttaatGTCTGTAATTTCTATAATCTTGTCTTCATTTAGGCCAAACCTAATTCCATTTAAACTTTGGGCCTGTATAAGTTTGTAAGACTTTGGGGAATCGTATACTTCATATATTGATCACACTCATTGTTTATAACATGTCTACAACTTTCAGAACTTGTTGATTTAGTTTTAATCCTTGCATTTTTAGGCCTGTTATCATTTGGATCTTACCTTGATTGGTTAAAAGTGTGTCCATATTTTCAGACCACGCCATTGTTTCTGCAGTTGGTGACCTGTGGAAACAACATCTACCCTTGACAATAGCATTGtgatctttttcttctgtaatgTATAGTAATATTTGAGTTATGTGTATTTGTTGAATTATATCATTTAAATGAACTTTGCATCACTAATTAAACTACAAAAGGTCAACAAGGATTGTATAATATTTTCCACAGTGGACAGCAATAGCAAAGAAAGGGGAATGTGATTTGACACCAGCAAGTTACTTACTATTCTAACCAACAGTTTTGATCATACTTGCAAATTCTTGAT includes the following:
- the RGS21 gene encoding regulator of G-protein signaling 21, which codes for MPVKCCFHRSPTAETMAWSENMDTLLTNQAGLDAFRTFLKSEFSEENVEFWLACEDFKKTESAEKIASKARMIYSEFIEADAPKEINIDFSTRDLISKNIAEPTIKCFDEAQKLIYSLMAKDSFPRFLKSEIYKKLVNSKEIGNHKKWLPFL